One window of the Desulfofalx alkaliphila DSM 12257 genome contains the following:
- the pyrF gene encoding orotidine-5'-phosphate decarboxylase — MGKEKLIVALDVDSLDKALALVDKLAPHVGMFKVGMELFNAEGPQAVRAIRERGGKVFLDLKMHDIPTTVAKAARVLTRHGASIINLHAGGGLAMMQAAAQAVEEEAGALGIECPLVIAVTVLTSMDQSAMNNQLNIPGTVEEQVVHWAKLAQQAGLQGVVASPLEIESIRAACGHDFSIVTPGIRPAGVKKDDQHRIMTPAKAIERGASYLVVGRPITAADNPVDAARSIVEEITRVSGGVK, encoded by the coding sequence ATGGGTAAGGAAAAGCTCATTGTGGCTTTAGATGTGGACTCGTTGGACAAGGCCTTGGCTTTAGTGGACAAACTGGCTCCCCATGTGGGAATGTTTAAAGTGGGCATGGAACTCTTTAATGCCGAAGGTCCCCAAGCGGTGCGGGCCATAAGAGAGCGGGGCGGCAAGGTGTTTTTGGACTTAAAAATGCATGATATTCCCACCACAGTGGCCAAAGCAGCCCGGGTGCTGACCAGGCACGGTGCGTCGATAATTAACCTTCATGCCGGCGGCGGCCTGGCCATGATGCAGGCGGCCGCCCAGGCAGTAGAAGAGGAAGCCGGGGCCTTGGGTATAGAATGTCCCTTGGTGATTGCGGTAACTGTACTTACCAGCATGGATCAATCTGCCATGAACAATCAGCTGAACATTCCCGGCACTGTGGAAGAGCAGGTGGTGCATTGGGCCAAACTGGCTCAGCAGGCGGGCTTACAGGGAGTTGTGGCCTCGCCCTTAGAAATTGAATCTATTAGGGCAGCATGCGGCCATGATTTTTCCATCGTCACCCCAGGCATCAGACCGGCCGGAGTAAAGAAGGACGACCAACATAGAATAATGACACCTGCCAAGGCCATAGAGCGGGGCGCATCATATTTGGTAGTCGGGCGGCCCATCACCGCCGCCGATAACCCGGTGGATGCGGCAAGGTCAATAGTTGAAGAAATTACAAGGGTTAGTGGGGGAGTAAAATAA
- the pyrE gene encoding orotate phosphoribosyltransferase gives MLNQQEIIDIFQQTNAMLEGHFRLTSGMHSNQYFQCAQVLQYPNHCEKLCRELARRFDGVQIDTVIGPAMGGILVSYELARALGVRNIFAERENGKMTLRRGFSIKPGEKVLVAEDVITTGGSVREVMDVVRSLGGEVVGVAVLVNRSGGKAHLGVQTEALITTSVVTYQPDNCPLCKQGIPVVKPGSRK, from the coding sequence ATGTTAAATCAACAAGAGATTATTGATATATTTCAGCAAACCAATGCCATGCTGGAGGGCCATTTTCGTCTGACATCGGGTATGCACAGCAATCAATATTTTCAATGTGCCCAGGTCTTGCAATACCCCAATCATTGTGAAAAGCTATGCCGGGAATTGGCACGCCGCTTTGACGGGGTGCAAATAGACACCGTCATTGGCCCGGCCATGGGCGGCATATTGGTGTCTTATGAGCTGGCCCGGGCCTTGGGAGTAAGAAATATTTTTGCCGAGAGAGAAAATGGAAAAATGACCCTGCGGCGGGGTTTTTCCATTAAGCCCGGTGAAAAGGTGCTGGTGGCCGAAGACGTTATCACCACCGGCGGCTCTGTCCGTGAAGTAATGGATGTGGTGAGAAGTCTAGGTGGGGAAGTGGTGGGTGTTGCGGTGCTGGTAAACCGCAGCGGAGGCAAGGCCCATCTGGGAGTACAAACAGAGGCTTTGATAACCACCTCGGTGGTTACATATCAGCCCGACAACTGCCCCCTTTGCAAACAGGGCATTCCGGTGGTTAAACCGGGAAGCAGAAAATAG
- the carA gene encoding glutamine-hydrolyzing carbamoyl-phosphate synthase small subunit gives MQALLVLEDGSVFKGRAFGATGESWGEIVFNTAMTGYQEILTDPSYCGQIVVMTYPLAGNSGFDKDSIEKKDSFVRGFVVREKCDQPSNWRSGGSLDEFLTRKEVVGISDLDTRALAKVIRDKGTMRAIISTVEGDPAVLLEKIKGLPDLTGQRFVEEVAAKEIYTVPGSGPRVAVIDFGSKQSIVQQLSKRACEVVVVPPTATAEDILGLNAAGIILSNGPGDPVNVPFAVETVKEVAGKLPIFGIGLGHQVLGLALGAKTYKLKFGHRGANHPVKDLESGRVFITSQNHGFVIDADSLPPEVTISHLNLNDNTVEGIKHKIFPISSVQYHPEGAPGPEDCIYLYDEFVKKCS, from the coding sequence ATGCAAGCACTGCTGGTTTTGGAAGACGGTTCAGTATTTAAAGGTAGGGCCTTTGGGGCCACCGGTGAGAGCTGGGGTGAAATAGTGTTTAACACTGCCATGACCGGTTATCAAGAGATTTTAACTGACCCGTCCTACTGCGGTCAAATTGTGGTGATGACTTACCCGCTGGCTGGCAACAGCGGTTTTGATAAAGACAGTATAGAAAAGAAAGACTCCTTTGTGCGCGGTTTTGTGGTGCGTGAAAAATGTGATCAGCCCAGCAATTGGCGTTCCGGCGGCAGTCTAGATGAATTTTTGACCCGCAAGGAAGTGGTGGGTATTTCGGACCTTGATACCCGGGCCTTGGCTAAGGTAATAAGGGATAAAGGAACCATGCGGGCGATTATCAGTACCGTAGAAGGTGATCCGGCGGTGCTGTTGGAAAAAATAAAGGGGTTGCCGGATCTTACCGGACAAAGATTTGTAGAAGAGGTGGCCGCCAAAGAGATATATACTGTGCCGGGCAGTGGGCCCAGGGTGGCGGTAATTGATTTTGGCTCCAAACAAAGTATTGTGCAGCAGTTATCTAAAAGGGCCTGTGAGGTGGTGGTGGTACCGCCTACCGCCACAGCCGAGGATATATTGGGGTTAAATGCCGCCGGTATAATACTGTCCAATGGTCCGGGGGACCCTGTGAATGTACCCTTTGCTGTGGAAACAGTAAAAGAAGTGGCAGGTAAATTACCCATCTTTGGCATCGGCCTGGGCCACCAGGTACTTGGGCTGGCCCTGGGGGCTAAAACCTATAAATTAAAGTTCGGTCACCGGGGTGCCAATCACCCGGTGAAGGATTTGGAGTCCGGCCGAGTATTTATTACTTCTCAAAATCACGGTTTTGTAATAGATGCAGATTCACTGCCCCCAGAGGTGACTATATCCCACCTCAACCTAAACGATAACACCGTGGAGGGCATAAAACATAAAATTTTCCCAATCAGTTCCGTTCAATATCATCCCGAAGGTGCACCCGGTCCGGAGGATTGCATATATTTGTATGACGAGTTTGTAAAAAAATGCAGTTAA
- a CDS encoding dihydroorotate dehydrogenase, with protein sequence MTSSGLNMSVNIGGIKMKNPVTTASGTFGFGPEYSPYVDINRLGAVVVKGTTLKPRLGNATPRIVETPSGILNSIGLQNPGVDYLVEHYVPYFKSLQVPVIVNISGDTVEDYAKVAEKLDAAGGVAGLEVNISCPNVKKGGMAFGSHPSMAAEVTAAVRAATDLPVIVKLSPNVTDITAVAEAVAKAGADALSLINTLLGMAIDIDKGRPVLGNVMGGLSGPAVKPVAVRAVWQVYKAVQLPIIGMGGIANAADAIEFILAGASAVAVGTANFANPRATVDIIEGIERYMKEKGIRDINRLVGAAHG encoded by the coding sequence ATGACTAGCAGCGGCCTAAATATGTCAGTTAACATCGGCGGCATTAAAATGAAAAATCCGGTCACCACAGCCTCGGGAACCTTTGGTTTTGGACCGGAATACAGCCCCTATGTGGATATCAACCGATTGGGAGCCGTGGTGGTAAAGGGCACCACCTTAAAGCCCCGCTTGGGAAATGCCACCCCCCGGATAGTGGAGACACCTTCGGGAATATTAAACTCCATTGGTTTGCAAAACCCCGGTGTTGATTACCTTGTGGAGCATTACGTTCCCTATTTTAAGTCTTTACAGGTGCCGGTAATAGTTAATATATCGGGGGATACGGTGGAGGATTATGCCAAGGTGGCAGAAAAACTGGACGCTGCCGGCGGTGTGGCCGGTTTAGAAGTGAATATATCATGCCCTAACGTAAAAAAAGGCGGAATGGCCTTCGGCAGCCATCCTTCAATGGCTGCAGAGGTCACCGCCGCTGTAAGAGCAGCCACCGACTTGCCGGTGATAGTGAAGCTGTCGCCCAATGTAACGGATATAACAGCGGTGGCCGAGGCAGTTGCAAAAGCCGGGGCAGATGCCCTGTCCTTGATTAACACCTTGCTGGGCATGGCCATCGATATTGACAAAGGCCGCCCGGTGCTGGGCAATGTGATGGGGGGCTTATCCGGGCCGGCGGTGAAACCGGTGGCGGTGCGTGCCGTTTGGCAGGTATACAAGGCGGTGCAATTGCCCATCATTGGCATGGGTGGAATTGCAAATGCTGCAGATGCCATAGAATTTATTTTAGCCGGCGCAAGTGCTGTGGCGGTGGGTACCGCCAACTTTGCAAACCCCCGGGCCACTGTGGATATAATAGAGGGAATTGAGCGGTATATGAAAGAAAAGGGTATTAGGGATATTAACAGGCTGGTTGGGGCGGCCCACGGCTAA
- a CDS encoding dihydroorotase — protein sequence MKLLIKGGELVNTEKCLLERVDVLVDNGIIAAIGKDLPASGAQVVNAKGKLVCPGLIDMHVHLREPGYEAKETIASGTRAAARGGFTAVACMPNTNPVADNASVVRYILERAAAEGLVRVYPVAAITKGSKGQELTEMADLKEAGAVALSDDGLPVTDAGVMRRAMQYASMLDLTIIPHCEEKSLVDKGVMNEGYYSTVLGLPGIPAAAEEVMVARDLILAENTGCAVHIAHVSTAGSVELVRRAKEKGIKVTCEVAPHHFTLTDQSVTGYDTATKVNPPLRTSADVEAIKQGLADGTIDVIATDHAPHTVEEKMVEYQYAPFGLVGLETAVGLVFTELVETGVLTSAQAIAKLSLNAAKVLGVPGGILAEGERADITIIDPKAQEEVNPDNFASKGRNTPFAGRLLRGVPLMTVVGGRIVMQDRRVMS from the coding sequence TTGAAACTACTTATTAAGGGCGGAGAACTTGTCAACACGGAAAAATGCCTATTGGAAAGAGTGGATGTATTGGTAGACAATGGCATCATTGCTGCCATTGGCAAGGATTTACCTGCAAGTGGTGCCCAGGTGGTAAATGCCAAGGGCAAATTGGTTTGCCCCGGCTTAATAGATATGCATGTGCACCTACGGGAACCGGGTTATGAAGCTAAGGAGACCATAGCCAGCGGAACAAGGGCGGCGGCAAGGGGCGGTTTTACTGCGGTGGCCTGTATGCCTAACACTAACCCGGTAGCTGACAATGCTTCGGTGGTGCGCTATATTTTAGAACGGGCGGCGGCGGAAGGTCTTGTCAGGGTATATCCCGTGGCGGCCATCACTAAAGGTTCTAAGGGACAGGAACTGACTGAAATGGCTGATTTAAAGGAGGCAGGGGCCGTTGCCTTATCTGATGACGGCCTGCCGGTGACTGATGCCGGAGTAATGCGCCGGGCCATGCAATACGCCAGTATGCTGGATTTAACCATCATACCTCACTGTGAAGAAAAAAGCTTGGTGGATAAGGGTGTGATGAATGAAGGGTACTACAGTACTGTACTGGGCCTGCCCGGTATACCAGCCGCTGCGGAAGAGGTGATGGTGGCCAGGGACCTTATTTTAGCTGAAAACACCGGCTGTGCTGTGCATATAGCACATGTGAGCACCGCCGGCTCGGTGGAACTTGTGCGGCGGGCTAAGGAAAAGGGTATCAAGGTAACCTGTGAGGTGGCCCCCCATCATTTTACACTTACCGATCAATCGGTTACAGGTTATGATACAGCCACCAAGGTAAACCCACCCCTGAGGACGTCGGCGGATGTGGAGGCTATAAAACAGGGATTGGCAGACGGCACCATTGATGTTATCGCCACTGACCACGCGCCGCACACCGTTGAGGAAAAAATGGTGGAGTACCAGTATGCCCCCTTTGGGCTGGTTGGTTTAGAAACGGCGGTGGGTTTGGTATTTACTGAGCTGGTGGAAACGGGGGTGTTGACCTCAGCCCAGGCTATAGCAAAACTCAGTTTAAATGCCGCTAAGGTGCTGGGTGTTCCCGGGGGAATACTGGCAGAGGGAGAAAGAGCCGATATTACAATAATAGATCCAAAGGCCCAGGAAGAAGTAAACCCCGATAATTTTGCAAGCAAGGGAAGGAACACTCCCTTTGCAGGCCGCCTCTTAAGGGGGGTACCCCTCATGACGGTGGTTGGCGGAAGGATTGTAATGCAAGATAGACGGGTGATGTCATAG
- a CDS encoding dihydroorotate dehydrogenase electron transfer subunit: MLLINADLISQSQCSKGYYLLEFYAPQLAKLTQPGQFVHVKCSDSTDPLLRRPISIHRVNREKGTVSLLYRVVGKGTLLLSQLQAGQRLSVMGPLGKGFKLPEKGRRVAVVAGGIGIAPLYLLIKELLDLGFEPEVFIGARNADHLPVVEDIRAMGLEVKVATDDGDLGHRGPITQLLNRTIENKGQGCFDIIYTCGPVPMMKAVAKIAEQNGIVAQVSLEEKMGCGVGACLACTCKVKIAGDRAVTLKRVCADGPVFDAGEVVWDD, encoded by the coding sequence ATGTTGCTTATTAATGCTGACCTTATAAGTCAGTCACAATGTTCCAAGGGATATTATTTGCTAGAGTTTTATGCTCCCCAGCTGGCAAAGCTCACCCAACCGGGCCAGTTTGTACATGTAAAGTGCAGCGACAGCACAGACCCGCTGCTCAGGCGGCCCATTTCTATCCACCGGGTAAACCGGGAAAAGGGTACCGTTAGCTTGCTGTACCGGGTGGTGGGCAAGGGTACGCTGTTACTTTCCCAACTGCAAGCCGGCCAAAGGCTCAGTGTAATGGGGCCGCTGGGTAAAGGGTTTAAACTGCCCGAAAAGGGCCGGAGGGTGGCCGTGGTTGCCGGCGGCATCGGTATAGCACCGCTGTATTTATTGATAAAGGAATTGCTTGATTTGGGTTTTGAGCCGGAAGTATTTATCGGTGCCCGCAATGCCGACCACCTGCCGGTTGTTGAGGATATCCGGGCAATGGGGCTGGAGGTAAAGGTGGCCACCGACGACGGAGACCTTGGTCACCGGGGTCCAATAACCCAATTACTTAACCGGACCATAGAAAATAAGGGGCAGGGGTGTTTTGATATCATCTACACCTGTGGCCCGGTGCCCATGATGAAAGCAGTGGCTAAAATAGCGGAACAAAATGGCATTGTAGCCCAGGTATCGCTGGAAGAAAAGATGGGTTGTGGGGTGGGTGCCTGTCTGGCCTGCACCTGCAAGGTAAAGATTGCCGGAGACCGGGCGGTCACCTTAAAGCGGGTGTGTGCAGACGGCCCTGTATTTGATGCCGGGGAGGTGGTGTGGGATGACTAG
- a CDS encoding YqhV family protein yields the protein MFHVFDKIVFSMAAMRFLSSFIEFSAALLMLKFNKVETAFKINALLALVGPTVLVIVTTLGLVGLAGKIPLSKMLCIAAGVCLIFIGVAKN from the coding sequence TTGTTTCATGTTTTCGATAAAATAGTCTTCAGCATGGCTGCCATGCGCTTTTTATCTTCTTTTATAGAGTTTTCTGCAGCACTGTTAATGCTAAAGTTTAATAAGGTGGAAACGGCTTTTAAAATTAATGCCCTCTTGGCCCTTGTGGGCCCCACGGTGCTGGTGATTGTTACAACCTTAGGCTTAGTGGGTTTGGCCGGCAAAATTCCCCTGAGCAAAATGCTCTGTATAGCAGCCGGGGTATGCTTAATTTTTATCGGTGTGGCCAAGAATTAG
- the pyrR gene encoding bifunctional pyr operon transcriptional regulator/uracil phosphoribosyltransferase PyrR: MKVGKEKAQILDANGIRRALTRIAHEIIERNKGIENVALVGIRRRGVPLADRLARRIKEIEGTEVPVGILDITLYRDDLTTLAHQPVVHQTIVDFPVTGKIIVLVDDVLFTGRTIRAALDAIMDLGRPQTIQLMVLVDRGHRELPIRADFVGKNVPTSKRELVSVRVKEIDNEDSVVIMEKPE; encoded by the coding sequence ATGAAAGTAGGTAAAGAAAAGGCGCAAATTCTAGATGCCAACGGAATACGGCGGGCATTAACCCGTATAGCCCATGAAATTATTGAGCGCAACAAAGGTATAGAAAATGTTGCATTGGTGGGTATTCGCCGCCGGGGTGTACCCTTGGCCGATAGGCTGGCCCGACGTATTAAAGAAATAGAAGGAACGGAAGTGCCGGTGGGCATATTAGACATCACCCTGTACCGTGATGATTTGACAACTTTAGCACACCAGCCGGTGGTGCACCAAACTATAGTGGATTTTCCGGTGACCGGCAAAATTATTGTTTTGGTGGATGATGTGCTCTTTACCGGCCGTACCATAAGAGCGGCACTGGATGCAATAATGGATTTAGGCAGACCGCAAACCATACAATTGATGGTGCTGGTGGATAGGGGACACCGTGAACTTCCCATTAGGGCAGACTTTGTGGGTAAAAACGTTCCCACATCCAAGAGGGAATTGGTATCGGTGCGGGTTAAAGAAATTGACAATGAAGATAGTGTGGTAATAATGGAAAAGCCAGAATGA
- a CDS encoding aspartate carbamoyltransferase catalytic subunit, whose product MGLQCKHMLGLQDISVQDIEKVLDTAKPMKDIIGRKIKKVPTLRGRSVVTVFYENSTRTRMSFDLAAKYLSADTVGLSASSSSVQKGESLIDTARTVEAMGADVVVLRHPASGSAELLAKTVNCAVINAGDGLHEHPTQALLDMFTIREHKGKIKGLKVAIIGDILHSRVARSNIWGLTKMGAEVRVAGPATLLPPEMDKLGVKVFTRVEDALEGADVVNVLRIQLERQKQGLFPSLREYAQLYGINKERIALAKADVLVMHPGPMNRGIEITAEVADSQQAVINEQVNNGVAVRMALLYLLTGGETVETTY is encoded by the coding sequence ATGGGCCTACAATGTAAACATATGCTAGGGTTGCAAGACATTTCAGTGCAAGACATTGAAAAAGTATTGGATACCGCTAAGCCCATGAAGGACATCATAGGGCGTAAAATTAAAAAAGTACCTACCTTAAGGGGCCGCTCGGTGGTCACAGTTTTTTATGAAAACAGCACCCGTACAAGAATGTCCTTTGATTTGGCTGCAAAATACCTCAGCGCCGACACGGTGGGCTTAAGCGCCTCCAGCAGCAGCGTGCAAAAGGGTGAATCATTGATAGACACTGCCCGCACGGTGGAAGCAATGGGTGCAGATGTGGTGGTGCTACGGCATCCGGCGTCGGGTTCCGCAGAGTTATTGGCTAAAACGGTGAACTGTGCGGTGATAAATGCCGGGGACGGTCTTCATGAACACCCCACCCAGGCCTTGTTAGATATGTTCACCATCAGGGAACACAAGGGCAAAATAAAGGGCTTAAAGGTAGCTATAATTGGCGACATCCTTCACAGTCGGGTAGCCCGCTCTAACATATGGGGTTTAACAAAAATGGGTGCAGAGGTTAGGGTGGCCGGCCCTGCAACCCTACTTCCCCCTGAGATGGACAAACTCGGTGTCAAAGTGTTTACCAGGGTAGAGGATGCCTTGGAGGGTGCCGATGTGGTTAACGTGTTGCGCATTCAGTTGGAAAGGCAAAAACAAGGGCTGTTCCCAAGCTTGCGGGAATATGCACAGTTATACGGCATTAATAAAGAACGTATTGCCCTTGCAAAGGCCGATGTTTTAGTAATGCACCCCGGGCCTATGAACAGAGGGATAGAAATTACCGCCGAGGTGGCAGACAGTCAACAGGCAGTGATAAATGAGCAGGTGAACAACGGAGTGGCGGTGCGCATGGCTTTGTTGTATCTGCTAACAGGAGGGGAAACCGTTGAAACTACTTATTAA
- the carB gene encoding carbamoyl-phosphate synthase large subunit: MPLRTDIKKVLVIGSGPIVIGQAAEFDYAGTQACRALKEEGLEVVLINSNPATIMTDANMADKIYIEPITLDFVTRVIEQEKPHGLLPTLGGQVGLNMAMQLADSGILEKNGVKLLGTQLLAIKKAEDREMFRDMMDELDQPVPESTIVDSLDAAVDFAEEVGFPLIVRPAYTLGGTGGGIVNNLAELKSTAVRGLKHSLIGQILIERSVSGWKEIEYEVIRDGADNCITVCNMENIDPVGVHTGDSIVVAPSQTLTDKQHQMLRSAALKIIRALKIEGGCNVQYALDPHSDQYYVIEVNPRVSRSSALASKATGYPIAKVAAKIAIGLTLDEIVNSVTGKTYACFEPTLDYVVVKFPRWPFDKFESADRKLGTQMKATGEVMAIDRTFEAALQKAVRSLEIGVTDLQLPGLEQLNDEQLLAKMMQVDDQRLFVLAEALRRGKSVDSINRLTKVDKWFLNAINNIIQMEETIKELVAKGQPLNKELLLKAKRLGIADQRLADLTGMSLQQFRKWRAEQGVTPTYKMVDTCAAEFEASTPYYYSTYEGEDEVKPSRRKKVVVLGSGPIRIGQGIEFDYCSVHSVWALQQEGIEAITINNNPETVSTDFDTSDRLYFEPLVPEDVLNILEKEKPDGVIVQFGGQTAINLARPLLDAGYNILGTAVDDIDAAEDRERFDKLLTELDIPKPPGRTAFSVEEADQIAKEIGFPVLVRPSYVLGGRAMEIVYNREDLLNYMATAVKVTPEHPVLVDKYLLGQELEVDAISDGETVLIPGIMEHVERAGVHSGDSIAVFPPQSIRYRIKSIIAEYTTRLAKRLKVKGIINIQYVLHNGKVYVLEVNPRSSRTVPFMSKVTGINMINLATQCALGKKLTAMGYKGGLAPETKVVAVKAPVFSFAKLLDVDVTLGPEMKSTGEVMGVDYKYNLALYKALVAAGSSFPEQGNVLITVADKDKAEALAVARELAEQGYGIGATAGTAAYLKKYGIEAKEVNKIGLGTPDIADLIREGQIHLVINTLTKGKEPERDGFRIRRAAVEHGIPCLTSLDTTWALLEVLRNIKEGGNVSLVPVQHYLNKGEKMVTA; this comes from the coding sequence ATGCCGTTACGAACTGACATAAAAAAAGTGCTGGTTATCGGTTCCGGCCCCATTGTAATTGGGCAGGCAGCGGAGTTTGACTATGCCGGCACCCAAGCCTGCCGTGCATTAAAGGAAGAGGGCTTAGAAGTGGTGCTAATTAACTCTAACCCCGCCACCATTATGACCGATGCTAACATGGCAGATAAAATATATATAGAACCCATTACTCTGGACTTTGTTACCCGGGTAATAGAACAAGAGAAGCCCCATGGCCTGCTGCCCACCCTCGGGGGACAGGTGGGCCTAAATATGGCCATGCAATTGGCCGATAGCGGTATTTTGGAAAAGAACGGGGTAAAATTACTGGGCACTCAATTATTAGCCATTAAAAAAGCCGAAGACCGGGAAATGTTTCGGGATATGATGGATGAGCTTGACCAGCCTGTTCCCGAGAGCACCATTGTGGACTCTTTGGATGCAGCGGTAGATTTTGCCGAAGAAGTGGGATTTCCCCTCATTGTCCGCCCTGCCTATACCTTGGGGGGCACCGGCGGCGGTATAGTTAATAATCTGGCTGAATTAAAGTCCACCGCAGTGCGGGGGCTAAAGCACAGCTTAATTGGGCAAATTCTCATCGAGCGCAGTGTATCGGGCTGGAAAGAAATTGAGTATGAGGTAATCAGGGACGGTGCTGACAACTGTATCACCGTTTGCAATATGGAAAACATCGATCCCGTTGGAGTGCATACCGGTGACAGCATAGTGGTGGCCCCCAGCCAAACCTTGACTGACAAACAGCATCAGATGCTGCGCTCTGCGGCGCTAAAAATAATCCGTGCTTTAAAAATAGAGGGCGGATGTAACGTACAGTATGCCCTTGATCCCCATAGTGACCAATATTATGTAATTGAAGTAAACCCCAGGGTCAGTCGTTCTTCTGCCCTGGCCTCAAAAGCCACCGGCTATCCAATAGCCAAGGTGGCAGCTAAAATTGCCATTGGCTTAACCCTGGATGAAATCGTAAACTCCGTAACCGGTAAAACCTATGCCTGCTTTGAGCCCACCCTTGATTACGTGGTGGTGAAATTTCCCCGGTGGCCCTTTGACAAATTCGAAAGTGCAGACCGTAAATTAGGCACCCAAATGAAGGCCACCGGAGAGGTGATGGCCATTGACCGCACCTTTGAGGCGGCTTTACAAAAGGCCGTTCGTTCCCTTGAAATAGGGGTGACGGATTTACAACTGCCGGGCCTTGAACAATTGAACGATGAACAACTGCTGGCAAAAATGATGCAGGTTGATGACCAAAGGCTTTTTGTCCTGGCCGAGGCGCTGCGCCGGGGCAAGTCAGTAGACAGTATAAACCGCCTTACCAAGGTGGATAAGTGGTTTTTAAATGCCATTAACAATATAATACAGATGGAAGAAACAATAAAAGAACTGGTGGCCAAGGGACAGCCTTTAAATAAGGAGTTGCTCCTTAAGGCTAAGAGGTTGGGCATTGCAGACCAAAGGCTGGCTGATTTAACAGGCATGTCACTGCAACAATTTAGGAAATGGCGTGCGGAACAGGGGGTGACACCGACCTATAAAATGGTGGATACCTGTGCGGCTGAGTTTGAGGCCAGCACCCCCTATTATTACTCCACCTATGAAGGGGAAGATGAGGTTAAACCGAGCCGCCGGAAAAAAGTGGTGGTGCTGGGTTCAGGCCCCATACGCATTGGCCAGGGCATTGAGTTTGACTATTGTTCGGTGCACTCGGTCTGGGCGCTGCAGCAAGAAGGCATTGAAGCCATCACCATAAACAACAACCCGGAAACGGTGAGCACCGATTTTGACACCTCTGACCGCTTGTATTTTGAGCCCTTGGTGCCGGAAGATGTGCTTAACATACTAGAAAAAGAAAAGCCCGATGGCGTAATTGTGCAATTTGGCGGCCAAACCGCCATTAATTTGGCTCGGCCCCTGTTGGATGCCGGTTATAATATTTTGGGCACTGCCGTCGATGATATAGATGCTGCTGAAGACAGGGAAAGATTTGATAAGCTGCTCACCGAATTAGATATTCCTAAACCCCCGGGCCGCACTGCCTTTTCCGTTGAAGAAGCCGATCAAATAGCAAAGGAAATAGGCTTTCCGGTACTGGTGCGCCCGTCCTACGTGCTGGGGGGGCGGGCAATGGAAATAGTCTATAACCGCGAAGATCTGTTAAACTATATGGCCACTGCGGTGAAGGTAACCCCGGAACACCCTGTGCTGGTAGATAAGTACCTGCTGGGCCAAGAATTGGAAGTGGATGCCATCAGCGACGGGGAAACGGTGCTGATTCCCGGTATTATGGAGCATGTGGAGCGAGCAGGGGTCCATTCAGGGGACAGTATTGCGGTCTTTCCTCCCCAAAGCATTCGCTACCGGATTAAAAGTATAATTGCTGAATATACCACCAGGCTGGCCAAAAGGCTTAAGGTAAAGGGTATTATTAACATTCAGTACGTACTCCACAACGGTAAAGTATATGTATTGGAAGTAAACCCCCGTTCCAGCCGTACCGTACCCTTCATGAGCAAGGTTACCGGTATAAACATGATTAATCTGGCCACCCAGTGTGCCCTGGGCAAGAAATTAACTGCCATGGGTTACAAGGGGGGATTGGCGCCGGAAACAAAGGTGGTGGCCGTTAAGGCCCCGGTCTTTTCCTTTGCCAAACTGCTGGATGTTGACGTCACCTTGGGGCCGGAAATGAAGTCCACCGGTGAGGTGATGGGTGTAGACTACAAATACAACTTGGCCTTGTACAAGGCGCTGGTGGCTGCAGGAAGCAGTTTTCCTGAACAGGGCAATGTCTTAATCACTGTGGCCGACAAGGATAAAGCAGAGGCTTTGGCTGTGGCCAGGGAATTGGCAGAACAGGGTTACGGCATAGGTGCCACTGCCGGCACCGCCGCCTATCTGAAAAAATATGGCATAGAGGCCAAAGAAGTAAATAAAATTGGTTTGGGCACACCGGATATTGCAGACCTGATCAGGGAAGGGCAAATTCACCTGGTTATTAACACCCTAACCAAGGGTAAAGAACCCGAGCGGGACGGTTTCCGCATTCGCCGGGCTGCGGTGGAGCATGGTATACCCTGTTTAACTTCGTTGGACACCACCTGGGCACTGCTTGAAGTGTTGCGCAATATTAAAGAAGGTGGTAATGTCAGTTTGGTGCCTGTGCAGCATTATTTAAACAAGGGAGAAAAGATGGTTACTGCCTAG